A region of Paenibacillus thiaminolyticus DNA encodes the following proteins:
- the pfkB gene encoding 1-phosphofructokinase, producing the protein MITTVTLNAAIDKTYIVPGFALDKLYRVEQMTATAGGKGINVARVIHALGEEVTASGFAAGFHGQMILHKLSEEGIPADFVHVEGESRVCLNILDPWHGTQTELLEQGPAVTLTDLDAIRSKVATLAARSTHIVLSGSLPQGCPPALYAELIEIARRAGAIPILDTSGAALEEGVKSAPALIKPNEHEVGKLTGEGADASEDEVMPAIRRLMASGIERVVVSLGARGALAGVRGALYRVALPAVKAINPVGSGDSMVAGLVVADKRGLSAEDGLILGAACGTANALMPSAGQVRLDDVESLRTQIQVERIG; encoded by the coding sequence ATGATTACGACCGTGACCCTCAATGCGGCGATCGACAAAACCTATATCGTACCCGGCTTCGCACTCGATAAGCTGTACCGGGTGGAGCAGATGACCGCCACCGCCGGCGGCAAAGGGATCAATGTCGCCCGCGTCATTCATGCGCTAGGCGAAGAAGTGACGGCCTCCGGGTTCGCGGCCGGCTTCCACGGGCAGATGATTCTGCACAAGCTGAGCGAGGAAGGGATTCCCGCGGATTTCGTGCACGTGGAAGGTGAATCGCGGGTATGCCTCAACATTTTGGATCCGTGGCACGGGACGCAGACCGAGCTGCTGGAGCAAGGGCCGGCCGTAACCCTGACCGATCTCGACGCGATTCGGAGCAAAGTCGCGACGCTCGCCGCCCGGTCCACTCACATCGTACTCTCAGGGAGCCTGCCGCAGGGCTGTCCCCCCGCACTCTATGCCGAATTGATAGAGATCGCGCGCCGTGCGGGCGCGATCCCGATTCTGGACACGAGCGGCGCCGCGTTGGAGGAAGGGGTGAAGAGCGCGCCCGCGCTAATCAAACCGAATGAGCATGAGGTAGGCAAGCTCACCGGCGAAGGCGCCGATGCCTCCGAAGACGAAGTGATGCCGGCCATCCGGCGGCTGATGGCGTCCGGCATCGAGCGGGTTGTCGTCTCGCTTGGCGCCCGCGGAGCGTTGGCTGGTGTCCGGGGCGCCCTCTACCGCGTCGCCCTGCCTGCGGTCAAGGCGATCAATCCCGTCGGCAGCGGCGATTCCATGGTCGCCGGGCTTGTGGTCGCCGATAAGCGCGGCCTGTCTGCGGAAGACGGCCTCATTCTCGGCGCCGCTTGCGGCACGGCCAACGCGCTGATGCCCTCCGCCGGGCAAGTGCGGCTGGACGATGTCGAATCGCTTCGCACACAGATTCAAGTCGAACGAATCGGATAA
- a CDS encoding class II fructose-bisphosphate aldolase translates to MGHLISSTSMLQAAREHGFGITAFNVHTLEMLQAVVEAAEDTRSPLILQTTVGTVKHLGPEYIVAAATTAAKLSSVPIALHLDHCTDYDLIVRCIRAGYTSVMIDASMHPYNDNVRMTQEVVRVALAAGVNVEAELGKVGGVEDDIVVEEEDARLAVPEECAAFVAATGVPTLAPAIGTAHGIYKGEPKIAFDRLEQIAKLVAVPLVLHGGSGIPEDQVKRCVKLGMAKMNVATELRIAFSDAIKDIFAANPDENDPRKYMIPAKQAVKALAIQKMEMAGCLGQADAVR, encoded by the coding sequence ATGGGACATCTCATCAGCTCAACTTCAATGCTGCAGGCCGCCCGCGAGCATGGCTTCGGAATTACCGCATTCAACGTGCACACTCTAGAAATGCTGCAAGCGGTAGTGGAAGCGGCCGAAGACACCCGATCTCCGCTCATTTTGCAGACAACGGTCGGCACCGTGAAGCATCTCGGTCCGGAATATATCGTAGCCGCGGCGACGACCGCGGCGAAGCTCTCCTCGGTTCCGATCGCGCTCCATCTAGATCATTGCACTGATTACGATTTAATCGTCCGCTGCATCCGCGCAGGCTACACCTCAGTCATGATCGACGCTTCCATGCATCCTTATAACGACAATGTGCGGATGACACAGGAGGTCGTGCGCGTAGCCCTAGCGGCCGGGGTCAATGTCGAAGCCGAACTGGGCAAGGTCGGCGGCGTGGAAGATGATATCGTCGTCGAGGAGGAAGACGCCCGCCTGGCCGTGCCGGAGGAATGCGCCGCCTTCGTCGCCGCGACCGGCGTGCCGACGCTGGCGCCTGCCATCGGAACCGCGCACGGCATCTATAAGGGAGAGCCGAAGATCGCCTTCGACCGGCTGGAGCAGATCGCGAAGCTGGTCGCCGTTCCGCTTGTCCTGCACGGCGGTTCCGGCATTCCGGAAGACCAGGTGAAGCGCTGCGTGAAGCTCGGCATGGCGAAGATGAATGTCGCGACCGAGCTGCGCATCGCCTTCTCCGACGCCATCAAGGACATCTTCGCGGCCAATCCGGATGAGAACGATCCGCGCAAATATATGATTCCAGCCAAGCAAGCCGTCAAGGCGCTGGCGATTCAGAAAATGGAGATGGCCGGTTGCCTCGGCCAGGCGGACGCCGTCCGCTAA
- a CDS encoding SIS domain-containing protein, whose translation MSIQDTHTYREISEQAAALRDAWNQLQSQRGWIDKYVGNAQFEEIIFIGSGSSWYQAMTMAATYRAWTGKSASAIPSSELFLFRNQTVTPSKKTLLVGVSRSGESHEVILALESVADLPNWTICGITCHPESKMAKMTECLVSPSGAEKSTVMTKSLSSMTFLMQAAIALASGSEAAYRELEAVLQSDAALVTMADDKVKAWVEAHQFDRTIYLGMGALYGLALEACLKLKEMTYTWTEAYGTLEFRHGPKSIVDANTQIVLLLSEQARSFELKVAEEMTQYGATVVIITAQAGADTAFADLVFEVGHRDASDEARAVLYLPYVQYNGYYTAVTRGLNPDDPRNLTQFVAIE comes from the coding sequence ATGTCAATTCAAGATACGCATACGTACCGGGAAATCAGCGAGCAAGCTGCCGCGCTTCGAGACGCATGGAATCAACTTCAATCCCAGCGCGGATGGATAGATAAATATGTAGGAAACGCGCAGTTCGAGGAGATCATATTTATCGGATCCGGCTCATCCTGGTACCAGGCGATGACGATGGCGGCGACGTACCGCGCATGGACGGGCAAGAGCGCGTCCGCCATTCCTTCCTCGGAGCTGTTCTTGTTCCGCAACCAGACCGTGACACCATCGAAGAAGACGCTGCTGGTCGGGGTATCCCGTTCCGGCGAATCACATGAAGTCATTCTGGCGCTCGAATCGGTCGCCGATCTGCCGAACTGGACGATTTGCGGCATTACATGTCACCCGGAGAGCAAGATGGCGAAGATGACGGAATGCCTCGTCTCTCCATCGGGAGCGGAGAAGAGCACGGTGATGACCAAATCGCTCAGCAGCATGACGTTCCTCATGCAGGCGGCAATCGCCCTTGCTTCCGGCAGTGAAGCGGCTTACCGCGAGCTCGAAGCCGTATTGCAATCTGATGCGGCGTTGGTTACAATGGCGGATGACAAGGTAAAAGCATGGGTTGAAGCGCATCAATTCGACCGAACGATTTATCTGGGCATGGGTGCGCTGTACGGGTTGGCGCTGGAGGCCTGCCTGAAGCTGAAGGAAATGACGTATACATGGACCGAGGCTTACGGCACGCTGGAATTCCGCCACGGTCCGAAATCGATCGTCGATGCGAACACCCAAATCGTGCTGCTGTTGTCCGAACAAGCCCGCTCCTTCGAGCTGAAGGTGGCGGAAGAGATGACGCAGTACGGGGCAACGGTCGTCATTATTACTGCCCAAGCGGGAGCGGACACCGCATTTGCCGATCTCGTTTTCGAGGTGGGGCATAGAGATGCGAGCGATGAGGCCCGAGCGGTTTTGTATTTGCCATATGTACAATATAATGGTTATTATACGGCGGTAACCCGCGGCTTGAACCCGGACGATCCGCGCAACTTGACTCAATTCGTAGCCATTGAATAG
- a CDS encoding DeoR/GlpR family DNA-binding transcription regulator — MSETLSKGEQRRRQILQRLKQNGRITIPEIIENFDCSEATARRDLDVLERMGELIRTIGGAIFEGAGAIREVPFAEKRQLLWLEKEAIAKRALDFIEEGDSICLTGGTTTFLIAKLLKERQGITVVTNAVNIAMELSDCDGIQVVVIGGVMRSNSFELCGPLAERTIEHLNIEKLFMGIDGFSPAKGITTYSELEAQTAQMLMRQAQQTIAVFDHTKVGKASLFSVASIGELTACITDHELPEDMASALEQAGIACYYAQLPD; from the coding sequence ATGAGTGAGACGTTATCCAAAGGCGAGCAGCGCCGCAGGCAGATTTTACAGCGATTGAAGCAGAACGGCCGCATAACGATACCGGAAATTATCGAGAACTTCGATTGCTCGGAGGCGACAGCACGCCGGGATCTGGACGTATTGGAGCGGATGGGCGAGCTGATTCGCACTATCGGGGGAGCGATATTCGAAGGGGCGGGAGCGATCCGGGAAGTCCCGTTCGCGGAGAAGCGCCAGCTGTTGTGGCTGGAGAAGGAAGCCATCGCCAAGCGGGCGCTTGATTTCATTGAAGAAGGCGACAGCATCTGTCTTACCGGCGGCACGACCACCTTCCTGATTGCGAAGCTGCTGAAGGAGCGGCAAGGCATTACCGTCGTTACCAATGCGGTGAACATTGCGATGGAGCTGTCGGACTGCGACGGCATTCAGGTCGTCGTCATCGGCGGCGTCATGCGCAGCAACAGCTTCGAGCTATGCGGCCCGCTGGCGGAGCGCACGATCGAGCATCTCAATATCGAGAAGCTTTTTATGGGGATTGACGGTTTCTCCCCGGCGAAGGGCATTACGACGTACTCCGAGTTGGAAGCGCAGACCGCTCAGATGCTGATGCGGCAGGCGCAGCAGACGATCGCAGTGTTCGATCATACGAAGGTCGGCAAGGCCTCGCTGTTCTCCGTCGCCTCCATCGGGGAGTTAACAGCCTGCATTACGGATCACGAACTGCCGGAAGACATGGCTTCGGCCCTCGAACAGGCAGGAATAGCTTGTTATTATGCCCAGCTTCCGGATTGA
- a CDS encoding PTS sugar transporter subunit IIA: MFGLGKKKKTISVVAPITGNAVPLEQVDDPAFAQKIIGDGLAIEPDQGVLVAPFDGHVIHLIDSHHSLVLGHESGLELLFHIGVNTVSLKGEPFTPHVKSGDKVKQGDVLIEFDMDRIREAGLPVITPVVVANGDAVAELKTKLGPVKKNETEIMEIVMKK, translated from the coding sequence ATGTTTGGACTTGGCAAGAAAAAGAAAACGATATCGGTCGTTGCACCTATAACTGGCAATGCGGTTCCTCTGGAACAAGTGGACGATCCGGCATTCGCCCAAAAAATTATCGGAGACGGCCTTGCGATTGAGCCGGACCAAGGGGTTCTGGTTGCACCGTTCGACGGGCATGTCATCCATCTGATTGATTCTCATCACTCGCTCGTGCTGGGGCATGAATCGGGATTGGAGCTGCTGTTCCATATCGGCGTGAATACGGTGTCTCTGAAGGGCGAGCCGTTCACTCCGCATGTGAAGTCGGGAGACAAAGTGAAGCAGGGCGATGTTTTGATCGAGTTCGATATGGATCGGATTCGTGAAGCGGGCCTTCCTGTAATCACGCCGGTGGTCGTCGCGAATGGCGATGCGGTCGCCGAATTGAAGACGAAGCTTGGTCCCGTTAAGAAGAATGAGACGGAAATTATGGAAATCGTAATGAAAAAATAG
- a CDS encoding HPr family phosphocarrier protein, with amino-acid sequence MEKQFTIKNPQGVHARPAGAIMKKAAEFPDSQVSLEFNGRKVSAKSITGVLTLGMKAGDVITVSAEGDKAEQAIDAVGAVLESVLD; translated from the coding sequence ATGGAGAAGCAATTCACGATCAAAAATCCGCAAGGCGTGCATGCTCGCCCGGCGGGAGCCATTATGAAAAAAGCGGCTGAGTTCCCGGATTCGCAAGTGTCTCTGGAGTTCAACGGGCGCAAAGTTAGCGCGAAAAGCATCACGGGTGTCCTGACGCTTGGCATGAAGGCCGGCGACGTTATTACGGTGTCGGCTGAAGGCGATAAAGCAGAGCAGGCGATCGATGCCGTAGGCGCCGTGTTGGAATCCGTTCTCGATTAA
- the ptsP gene encoding phosphoenolpyruvate--protein phosphotransferase → MLLQGIAAASGYAIGQAFVLQEQEASVERADIAPGEADAEVERLQNAVAQSKEELEKIKASTAARLGEHEAEIFATHQLLLEDEEFIGQAIAQIRAMNVNAEYALHEVTEQLVAIFAGMDDEYLRERAADFRDVSKRVQRHLSGAKAASLTDFAEAVVLFANDLTPSDTAQLDRSKVAGFVTQIGGRTSHSAIMARSMEIPAVVGLTDAMHSVKTGQMVIVDGSSGIVLIDPDAETLAAYREKKEKFELRREEMKQYKDRPSVTADGHQVELVANIGNPQDALGARNHGAEGVGLFRTEFLYMGRDNFPSEEEQYHAYTAVCQTMGAEKPIVIRTLDIGGDKELSYLELPKEMNPFLGYRAIRLCLDRKDLFKTQLRAILRASAHGNIKLMYPMIATITELRAANELLAEARQELDAEGVAYNREMEVGIMIEVPAAAIAADQLAEEVDFFSIGTNDLVQYTMAADRMNQQVSHLSQPFHPSVLRLIKMVIDAAHSRGKWAGMCGEMAGNLKAIPLLLGLGLDEFSMSASSVLPARVLLSRLDREAMKPLAEEALRLKTAEEIQYLVVERIPAIQELTI, encoded by the coding sequence ATGTTGCTACAAGGGATTGCCGCCGCCTCCGGCTATGCTATCGGGCAAGCGTTCGTCCTGCAGGAGCAGGAAGCTTCGGTAGAACGGGCAGACATCGCTCCCGGCGAAGCGGATGCAGAAGTAGAGCGGCTTCAGAATGCGGTTGCACAGTCGAAGGAAGAACTGGAAAAGATAAAGGCAAGCACGGCGGCCCGGCTTGGAGAACATGAGGCGGAGATCTTCGCTACGCATCAGCTCCTTTTGGAGGATGAGGAATTCATCGGGCAGGCGATCGCGCAGATTCGTGCCATGAATGTAAACGCCGAATATGCGCTGCATGAGGTGACCGAGCAGTTGGTCGCGATCTTTGCCGGCATGGATGATGAATACTTGCGCGAGCGGGCAGCCGACTTCCGCGATGTCAGCAAGCGGGTGCAGCGCCATCTTTCCGGCGCCAAGGCGGCTTCGCTGACTGATTTCGCCGAAGCGGTCGTCCTGTTCGCCAATGATCTGACGCCTTCCGACACGGCGCAGCTGGATCGGTCCAAGGTGGCCGGATTCGTTACGCAGATAGGCGGACGCACGTCGCACTCCGCGATTATGGCCCGCTCGATGGAGATTCCGGCGGTGGTCGGGCTGACGGATGCGATGCATAGCGTGAAGACGGGACAGATGGTCATTGTGGACGGATCCAGCGGCATTGTGCTGATCGATCCCGATGCCGAGACGCTGGCCGCCTACCGGGAGAAGAAGGAGAAGTTCGAGCTGCGCCGGGAAGAGATGAAGCAGTATAAGGATCGGCCTTCGGTGACGGCAGACGGCCATCAGGTCGAGCTGGTTGCCAATATCGGCAATCCGCAGGATGCGCTTGGCGCCCGGAATCACGGAGCAGAAGGCGTTGGCCTGTTCCGCACGGAGTTCCTCTACATGGGCCGCGACAACTTCCCTTCGGAAGAGGAGCAGTATCATGCCTATACGGCGGTCTGCCAGACGATGGGAGCGGAGAAGCCGATCGTGATCCGGACGCTGGATATCGGAGGAGACAAGGAATTGTCTTATCTGGAGCTGCCGAAGGAGATGAATCCGTTCCTCGGTTACCGCGCGATCCGGCTCTGTCTTGACCGCAAAGATCTGTTCAAGACGCAGCTGAGAGCTATTCTCCGCGCCAGCGCGCACGGCAACATCAAGCTGATGTACCCGATGATCGCGACAATTACCGAGCTGCGGGCAGCGAACGAACTGCTCGCCGAAGCGCGGCAGGAGCTGGACGCGGAAGGCGTGGCTTATAACCGCGAGATGGAAGTCGGGATTATGATCGAGGTGCCGGCCGCGGCGATTGCCGCCGACCAGTTGGCCGAAGAAGTCGACTTCTTCTCGATCGGCACCAATGACTTGGTTCAATATACGATGGCTGCCGACCGCATGAACCAGCAGGTGTCGCATCTGTCGCAGCCGTTCCATCCGTCCGTGCTGCGGCTCATTAAGATGGTCATCGATGCGGCGCATAGCCGCGGCAAGTGGGCCGGCATGTGCGGAGAGATGGCCGGCAATCTCAAGGCGATTCCGCTGTTGCTTGGCCTCGGTCTGGATGAGTTCAGCATGAGCGCTAGCTCGGTCCTTCCGGCACGCGTGCTGCTGAGCCGGCTCGATCGGGAAGCGATGAAGCCATTGGCCGAGGAAGCGCTGCGGCTGAAGACGGCTGAAGAGATCCAGTATCTTGTCGTAGAACGCATTCCGGCTATTCAGGAGCTGACGATATAA
- the glcT gene encoding glucose PTS transporter transcription antiterminator GlcT, whose translation MSSERRFEIMRALSNNVVLAKEVLTDKETILMGKGIGFGAKPGQPLLSGDPRIEKTFYLDNKQNLSQYQMLFEQIDPEVIDVSEQIISLVASEFTPDLNEHIHLALPSHIEYALYRLRHQIEIENPFLWEIRTLNPKEYELASRAAEIIGRQFGVEVPEDEIGFLTIHIQSAVAHVPVNNVVQHNHLLRELVGLIEARRGSPIPKDSIDYLRLVTHLRFAIERIRQGKHSRNPFRDRMQEMAPYEYEVAGECAKLMSAQLKAPVSEDETAYIAMHLYRLFHRDAE comes from the coding sequence TTGTCTAGCGAACGCCGCTTTGAGATTATGCGCGCCTTAAGCAACAATGTTGTGTTGGCGAAGGAAGTGCTGACGGACAAGGAAACCATTCTCATGGGAAAAGGAATCGGGTTCGGGGCGAAGCCCGGGCAGCCGCTTCTTTCCGGCGATCCGCGAATTGAGAAGACGTTTTATTTGGACAATAAGCAGAATCTCTCGCAATATCAGATGCTGTTCGAGCAGATTGATCCAGAAGTGATTGACGTATCGGAACAGATCATTTCTCTCGTCGCTTCCGAATTTACTCCCGATCTGAATGAGCATATTCATTTGGCCCTGCCGAGCCACATCGAATATGCGTTGTACCGGCTGCGGCACCAGATCGAGATCGAAAATCCGTTTCTATGGGAAATCCGGACGCTGAACCCGAAGGAATACGAGCTCGCTTCCCGTGCCGCGGAGATTATCGGACGCCAGTTCGGCGTCGAGGTGCCGGAGGATGAGATCGGGTTCCTGACGATCCATATCCAATCGGCCGTCGCCCATGTCCCGGTCAACAATGTGGTCCAGCACAATCATCTGCTGCGGGAACTGGTTGGACTCATCGAAGCGCGGCGGGGAAGTCCGATTCCGAAGGACAGCATCGATTATTTGCGGCTCGTTACCCATCTCCGCTTCGCGATAGAGCGTATCCGCCAGGGCAAGCATTCCCGCAATCCGTTCCGTGACCGGATGCAGGAGATGGCTCCTTATGAATACGAGGTCGCCGGTGAATGCGCGAAGCTGATGAGCGCGCAGTTGAAAGCGCCGGTGTCGGAAGACGAGACAGCCTATATTGCCATGCACTTGTACCGTCTATTTCATCGGGATGCCGAATAA
- the ptsG gene encoding glucose-specific PTS transporter subunit IIBC, with product MNNFFEKAQRFGKSFMLPIAVLPAAGLLLGIGGALSNPNTVSTYPFLDVPWLQHIFTIMSSAGSIVFANLALLFAIGVAVGLARSDKGTAGLAAGLGYLVMNATISAMLVITGNLAADNLASVGQGMVLGIQTLETGVFGGVIVGLVTSILHNRYNKIQLPQFLGFFGGSRFIPIVTSFAAIFVGVVMYFVWPAIQSVIFQAGGLVEATGYIGTLFYGFILRLLGPLGLHHIFYMPFWTTGLGGSMEVGGQLVEGTQKIFFAQLADPSTEKFFIGTARFMSGRFITMMFGLLGAALAIYHTAKPEKKKVVFGLMLSAALTSFLTGITEPLEFSFLFIAPFLYVIHAFFDGLAFMLAHIFQITIGQTFSGGLIDFILFGMLQGQAKTNWLMVPVIGAVWFCLYYFTFRFLIVKFNLRTPGREEEAEGGAAKDGEASAGAASAGEARAQAVLQALGGQDNIKDLDCCATRLRVSVFQVDGVQEDKLKETGAKAVIVKGNGVQVIYGPQVTIIKNEIEEYMGES from the coding sequence ATGAATAACTTCTTTGAGAAGGCGCAGCGATTTGGCAAATCATTTATGCTCCCTATTGCGGTCCTTCCTGCTGCAGGACTTCTGCTGGGTATCGGCGGGGCGCTGTCCAATCCGAATACCGTAAGCACTTATCCGTTCCTGGATGTGCCTTGGCTGCAGCATATATTTACGATTATGAGCAGTGCCGGCAGCATCGTGTTCGCCAATCTGGCGCTCCTGTTCGCAATCGGCGTGGCCGTCGGTCTGGCCCGATCGGACAAAGGAACGGCCGGTCTCGCGGCCGGGCTTGGGTACCTGGTCATGAACGCGACGATCAGCGCCATGCTTGTTATTACAGGCAACCTGGCGGCCGATAATCTCGCTTCCGTCGGCCAAGGCATGGTTCTGGGCATTCAGACGCTGGAAACCGGCGTGTTCGGCGGTGTGATTGTCGGTCTGGTCACCTCGATTCTTCATAACCGGTATAATAAAATTCAATTGCCGCAGTTTTTAGGCTTTTTCGGAGGATCGCGTTTTATTCCGATCGTGACCTCGTTTGCCGCGATTTTTGTCGGCGTTGTGATGTACTTCGTCTGGCCGGCGATTCAATCCGTTATTTTCCAAGCGGGCGGGCTCGTGGAAGCGACTGGCTATATCGGTACGCTGTTCTATGGATTCATCCTGCGTTTGCTTGGACCGCTGGGCTTGCATCACATCTTCTACATGCCATTCTGGACGACGGGTCTCGGAGGCTCGATGGAAGTCGGCGGGCAATTGGTTGAAGGCACGCAGAAGATTTTCTTCGCCCAGTTGGCGGATCCGAGCACAGAGAAGTTTTTCATCGGGACTGCACGGTTCATGTCCGGCCGCTTTATTACGATGATGTTTGGCTTGCTGGGAGCCGCATTGGCGATTTATCACACAGCCAAGCCGGAGAAGAAGAAGGTGGTCTTCGGTCTGATGCTGTCCGCCGCGTTGACGTCATTCCTGACAGGAATTACGGAGCCGCTGGAATTTTCGTTCTTGTTTATCGCGCCGTTCCTGTATGTGATTCATGCGTTTTTTGACGGCTTGGCCTTCATGCTGGCGCATATTTTCCAGATTACGATCGGCCAGACCTTCTCCGGAGGCTTGATTGACTTTATTCTTTTCGGGATGCTGCAGGGCCAAGCCAAGACCAACTGGCTGATGGTTCCGGTTATCGGCGCCGTCTGGTTCTGCTTGTACTATTTCACGTTCCGGTTCTTGATTGTCAAATTCAACTTGAGAACGCCGGGCCGCGAGGAAGAAGCGGAGGGCGGAGCAGCCAAGGACGGGGAAGCGTCCGCGGGAGCGGCGTCTGCCGGCGAAGCGAGAGCCCAGGCCGTGCTTCAGGCGCTTGGCGGACAGGATAATATTAAGGATTTGGACTGCTGCGCCACACGCCTTCGCGTCTCGGTATTCCAGGTGGATGGCGTTCAGGAGGATAAGCTGAAGGAAACCGGAGCCAAGGCGGTCATTGTGAAAGGCAACGGCGTTCAGGTCATTTACGGGCCGCAGGTCACGATTATCAAAAACGAAATCGAGGAATATATGGGAGAATCCTAA
- the nagE gene encoding N-acetylglucosamine-specific PTS transporter subunit IIBC gives MLGFLQKIGRALMLPVATLPAAAILLRFGAIDYVNEFHFGASVGGFMNQYVAPYLLAGGDTIFKQLPLIFAVGVAIGLAGDAVAALAAVIAHVILQQVLATTPKVFAFIPDELVLDMGVLGGILTGCLAAFMYKRYHNIKLPDWLGFFGGKRFVPIVTSLSILVLGIPVAIIWGPIQQAIDAFGNWVVGLEAIGSGIFMVVNRLLIPTGLHHIINNVAWFQIGSFEYAGEVYRGDIARFFHHDPTAGMFMTGFFPIMMFALPGAALAIIHTAKPERRKIVSSAFISVAVASFLTGITEPIEFAFMFVAPVLYVVHALLAGLSGVITAVLGIKHGFGFSAGFIDYTLNFGLATKPLLLIPIGLVYFAVYYFLFRFMIVKLNLKTPGREDDAEVSEEEEKGAANSSLHDKAVKVLDLIGGKDNITSLDACITRLRLTLKDESLVDEKGLKGQGAAGVMRLGKGNVQVVFGTQSELLKEEMKKL, from the coding sequence ATGCTAGGCTTTTTGCAGAAAATTGGCCGTGCCCTCATGCTGCCGGTCGCAACACTGCCTGCAGCAGCCATCTTGCTGCGCTTCGGCGCAATCGATTATGTCAATGAGTTTCATTTTGGTGCTTCGGTCGGCGGCTTTATGAACCAGTACGTTGCGCCGTATTTGCTGGCAGGCGGCGATACGATCTTCAAGCAGCTGCCGCTGATCTTTGCCGTGGGCGTAGCGATCGGTCTGGCCGGCGATGCGGTTGCCGCGTTGGCCGCCGTCATCGCGCATGTCATCCTGCAGCAGGTGTTGGCGACGACGCCGAAAGTATTTGCATTTATTCCGGATGAATTGGTGCTTGATATGGGCGTGCTTGGCGGGATCTTGACAGGGTGTCTCGCGGCGTTCATGTACAAACGGTATCATAATATCAAGCTCCCGGATTGGCTTGGCTTCTTCGGGGGCAAACGATTCGTTCCGATCGTTACTTCTCTGTCGATTCTCGTGCTCGGGATTCCGGTTGCTATTATCTGGGGTCCGATTCAACAAGCGATTGACGCGTTCGGGAACTGGGTCGTCGGTCTGGAAGCGATCGGTTCCGGCATTTTCATGGTCGTCAACCGGCTGCTCATTCCGACGGGCTTGCATCATATTATCAATAACGTCGCCTGGTTCCAGATCGGGTCGTTCGAGTATGCGGGAGAGGTGTACCGCGGCGATATTGCGCGCTTCTTCCACCATGATCCGACGGCGGGCATGTTCATGACCGGGTTCTTCCCGATTATGATGTTCGCCTTGCCGGGCGCCGCGCTCGCGATTATTCATACGGCGAAGCCGGAACGGCGCAAGATCGTGTCTTCCGCCTTCATCAGCGTCGCCGTCGCTTCGTTCTTGACCGGGATTACCGAGCCGATTGAGTTCGCCTTCATGTTCGTGGCCCCTGTGCTGTACGTCGTGCATGCACTGCTGGCCGGCTTGTCCGGCGTCATAACGGCGGTGCTTGGCATTAAGCACGGGTTCGGCTTCTCGGCCGGCTTCATCGACTACACGCTGAACTTCGGGCTTGCGACGAAGCCGCTACTGCTCATTCCGATCGGTCTCGTCTACTTCGCCGTCTACTACTTCTTGTTCCGCTTCATGATCGTGAAGCTGAACCTGAAAACGCCTGGACGGGAGGATGACGCCGAGGTTTCCGAAGAAGAGGAGAAGGGTGCAGCGAATTCGAGCTTGCATGATAAGGCCGTCAAAGTGCTGGATCTAATCGGCGGCAAGGATAACATCACTTCCCTCGATGCTTGCATCACCCGCTTGCGGCTGACGCTGAAGGATGAGTCGCTCGTCGACGAGAAGGGGCTCAAGGGGCAAGGCGCCGCCGGCGTCATGCGCCTGGGCAAAGGCAATGTGCAGGTCGTCTTCGGCACGCAGTCCGAGCTGCTGAAGGAAGAAATGAAGAAGCTGTAA